The Micromonospora sediminicola genome contains a region encoding:
- a CDS encoding aldehyde dehydrogenase family protein translates to MYTVAQLIGGVWGAGGEGGELVVHDPADGSPVTRAPVATADEVAKAVEAARGAAAEWAATAPAERAAALHRAADAVEAAAAELAEATTAEMGKPLDDARGGVAAGVGTLRQYAELAPVRGGRTLHGSHPALDFMAPEPRGVVAAITPWNDPVAVSCGLLGAALVTGNVVLHKPSERTPATGWLLARALDSALPAGVLSLLTGGAEVGAALAGQELDVVAHVGSTATGRAIAAAGARTGAKVLLENGGSDPLVVDADVDPVWAAEQAALGCFANAGQICVAVERIYVHRDVAEDFVDALVARAEALATGPGRDPDTQLGPLVDRRHRDHVHGQVTAAVAEGARVRTGGTIPDGPGAFYPATVVEGCRHEMALVREETFGPVAPVVVVDSFSEGLRCAADSPYGLAATVLTGSMSHAQRAWRELPVGTVKVNAVFGGAPGGAAQPRRGSGQGFGYGPELLDEFSTVKVVHLEAPGGGHW, encoded by the coding sequence ATGTACACGGTTGCGCAGCTCATAGGTGGGGTGTGGGGCGCCGGTGGCGAGGGCGGCGAACTAGTCGTCCACGACCCGGCCGACGGATCGCCCGTGACCCGGGCGCCGGTGGCCACGGCGGACGAGGTGGCCAAGGCGGTCGAGGCCGCCCGGGGCGCCGCCGCGGAGTGGGCGGCCACCGCGCCGGCGGAACGGGCCGCCGCGCTGCACCGGGCGGCGGACGCGGTCGAGGCCGCCGCGGCGGAACTCGCCGAGGCGACCACCGCGGAGATGGGCAAGCCCCTGGACGACGCGCGGGGCGGCGTGGCGGCGGGCGTCGGCACGCTGCGACAGTACGCCGAGCTGGCGCCGGTGCGGGGCGGACGGACCCTGCACGGCAGCCACCCGGCGCTGGACTTCATGGCTCCCGAGCCGCGCGGCGTGGTCGCCGCGATCACCCCCTGGAACGACCCGGTGGCGGTCTCCTGCGGACTGCTCGGCGCGGCCCTGGTGACCGGAAACGTGGTGCTGCACAAGCCGAGCGAACGCACCCCGGCCACCGGGTGGCTGCTGGCCCGGGCGTTGGACTCGGCGTTGCCGGCCGGGGTGCTGTCGCTGCTCACCGGCGGCGCGGAGGTGGGCGCCGCGCTGGCCGGTCAGGAGCTGGACGTGGTGGCCCACGTCGGGTCCACCGCGACCGGCCGGGCGATCGCCGCGGCGGGCGCGCGCACCGGCGCGAAGGTGCTGCTGGAGAACGGCGGCAGCGACCCGCTGGTGGTGGACGCGGACGTCGACCCGGTCTGGGCGGCCGAGCAGGCGGCGCTGGGCTGCTTCGCCAACGCCGGCCAGATCTGCGTCGCGGTGGAGCGGATCTACGTGCACCGCGACGTCGCCGAGGACTTCGTCGACGCGCTGGTGGCCCGCGCCGAGGCGCTCGCCACCGGACCGGGCCGTGACCCGGACACGCAGCTCGGCCCGCTCGTGGACCGGCGGCACCGGGACCACGTGCACGGGCAGGTCACCGCCGCGGTGGCCGAGGGCGCCCGGGTGCGCACCGGCGGCACGATCCCGGACGGGCCGGGCGCGTTCTACCCGGCCACGGTGGTGGAGGGCTGCCGCCACGAGATGGCGCTGGTCCGCGAGGAGACGTTCGGCCCGGTCGCCCCGGTGGTGGTGGTCGACTCGTTCAGCGAGGGCCTGCGCTGCGCGGCCGACTCCCCGTACGGTCTGGCGGCCACCGTGCTGACCGGCTCGATGAGCCACGCCCAGCGGGCCTGGCGGGAACTGCCGGTCGGCACCGTCAAGGTCAACGCGGTGTTCGGCGGCGCGCCGGGCGGCGCGGCCCAGCCGCGCCGGGGCAGCGGCCAGGGCTTCGGGTACGGCCCGGAGCTGCTCGACGAGTTCAGCACGGTGAAGGTGGTGCACCTGGAGGCGCCGGGCGGCGGCCACTGGTGA
- a CDS encoding ChaB family protein, with amino-acid sequence MPGREVLPSTLKRSPAKAQRTWEKTHDSAVETYGEGERAHRAAFAAVKHEFEKVGDHWEPKGRKGPSDKQAAGGGPARRAPTAGGVDANATKDHLMEVAKKLDVRGRSRMTKPELVKAIEKANDTATRKARGGR; translated from the coding sequence ATGCCCGGGCGTGAGGTGCTGCCCAGCACGCTGAAGCGGTCCCCGGCCAAGGCGCAGCGGACCTGGGAGAAGACGCACGACTCGGCGGTCGAGACGTACGGCGAGGGGGAGCGGGCGCACCGCGCCGCCTTCGCCGCGGTCAAGCACGAGTTCGAGAAGGTCGGCGACCACTGGGAGCCGAAGGGCCGCAAGGGGCCGAGCGACAAGCAGGCCGCCGGCGGTGGACCGGCCCGCCGCGCGCCCACGGCCGGCGGTGTGGACGCCAACGCCACCAAGGACCACCTCATGGAGGTGGCGAAGAAGCTGGACGTGCGGGGCCGGTCGCGGATGACCAAGCCGGAGCTGGTGAAGGCGATCGAGAAGGCCAACGACACCGCCACCCGCAAGGCGCGCGGCGGTCGCTGA
- a CDS encoding YihY/virulence factor BrkB family protein, whose protein sequence is MTATTPPAVGDRPRSRFPRRIRQLNWRTWRGVLVRSGQGFVKDNCADWAAALTYYGVLALFPSTVVVVALVGLVSDGPRTVDTVIDLAREIGAGSVVGNDAFVGVVRNVVEQQGSAKVLLSFGLLGALWSASGFIGAFTRASNAIYGVEEGRPFYRLRPLQIGMAAITLLLLAVVATGLIVSGPVTDAVGDLLHAGALARTLWSVTKWPLLALVAMTLLSLLFWIAPNVRQPRFRWLTPGGALALLVWVASSFGFGLYVANFGSYDVTYGSLGAVIAFLVWLYLSNCALMLGVQVNAELQRGRAMQAGVDEPDEPVLPPRAPAD, encoded by the coding sequence ATGACGGCGACGACACCACCCGCGGTCGGTGACCGGCCCCGGTCCCGCTTCCCGCGACGCATCCGTCAACTGAACTGGCGCACCTGGCGGGGTGTGCTGGTGCGCAGCGGCCAGGGCTTCGTCAAGGACAACTGCGCCGACTGGGCGGCCGCGCTCACCTACTACGGGGTGCTGGCGCTCTTCCCGTCCACGGTCGTGGTGGTGGCGTTGGTCGGGCTGGTCTCCGACGGTCCGCGCACGGTGGACACCGTGATCGACCTGGCGCGCGAGATCGGGGCCGGCTCGGTGGTCGGCAACGACGCGTTCGTCGGCGTGGTGCGCAACGTGGTCGAGCAGCAGGGGTCGGCGAAGGTGCTGCTGAGCTTCGGTCTGCTCGGTGCGCTCTGGTCCGCCTCGGGCTTCATCGGCGCGTTCACCCGGGCCTCCAACGCGATCTACGGGGTCGAGGAGGGGCGGCCGTTCTACCGCCTGCGTCCGCTGCAGATCGGCATGGCCGCGATCACGCTGCTGCTGCTCGCGGTGGTGGCCACCGGGCTGATCGTCAGCGGCCCGGTCACCGACGCGGTGGGCGACCTGCTGCACGCCGGCGCCCTGGCCCGGACCCTGTGGTCGGTGACGAAGTGGCCGCTGCTGGCCCTGGTCGCGATGACGTTGCTGTCGCTGCTGTTCTGGATCGCGCCGAACGTGCGGCAGCCCCGCTTCCGCTGGCTCACCCCCGGCGGCGCGCTGGCGCTGCTGGTGTGGGTGGCGTCCTCCTTCGGCTTCGGTCTCTACGTGGCCAACTTCGGCTCCTACGACGTCACCTACGGCAGCCTCGGCGCGGTGATCGCGTTCCTGGTCTGGCTCTATCTGTCGAACTGCGCGTTGATGCTCGGCGTGCAGGTCAACGCGGAGCTGCAACGGGGCCGGGCGATGCAGGCCGGGGTGGACGAGCCGGACGAGCCGGTGCTGCCGCCGCGCGCGCCGGCCGACTGA
- a CDS encoding DUF2795 domain-containing protein: MERGSSKHSPRVDDQMSSEVSGLVQGPGTGGSRVDEFRVPEPAGEDQPEATTAPAGELRTGSPQGMSSTDVEARSRLGRFIAMAALPGDRDTLVANARENEAPADVVAALESLPEGTRYQTVSEVWAALGHKNETTRW, from the coding sequence ATGGAACGTGGCAGCAGCAAGCACTCGCCCAGGGTCGACGATCAGATGAGCAGCGAGGTCAGCGGTCTCGTCCAGGGGCCGGGCACCGGGGGCTCGCGGGTCGACGAGTTCCGCGTCCCCGAGCCGGCCGGCGAGGACCAGCCCGAGGCCACCACGGCCCCGGCCGGAGAGCTGCGCACCGGCTCTCCGCAGGGGATGAGCTCCACGGACGTGGAGGCGCGCAGCCGCCTCGGCCGGTTCATCGCCATGGCGGCGCTGCCCGGCGACCGCGACACGCTGGTGGCCAACGCCCGGGAGAACGAGGCGCCCGCGGACGTCGTCGCGGCGCTGGAGAGCCTGCCGGAGGGCACGCGTTACCAGACGGTTTCCGAGGTGTGGGCCGCACTCGGGCACAAGAACGAGACGACGCGCTGGTGA
- a CDS encoding SRPBCC family protein: MSGVMEHVDVDVPIRTAYDQWTQFEEFPHFMEGVQEVRQLSDTMTHWTVEIAGVKREFDAEITEQLPDERVAWRSTGGTQQAGVVTFHRLDEGHTRVTLQMEFEPHGVVEQAGDKLGVVDRRAKGDLARFKTFIERRGQETGAWRGEVDRPTP; this comes from the coding sequence ATGAGCGGCGTTATGGAACACGTGGATGTGGACGTCCCGATCCGGACCGCGTACGACCAGTGGACCCAGTTCGAGGAGTTCCCGCACTTCATGGAGGGCGTGCAGGAGGTCCGGCAGCTCTCCGACACGATGACGCACTGGACCGTGGAGATCGCGGGGGTCAAGCGCGAGTTCGACGCCGAGATCACCGAGCAGCTGCCGGACGAGCGGGTCGCCTGGCGCTCCACCGGGGGCACCCAGCAGGCCGGCGTGGTGACCTTCCACCGCCTGGACGAGGGGCACACCCGGGTCACGCTGCAGATGGAGTTCGAGCCGCACGGCGTGGTCGAGCAGGCCGGCGACAAGCTGGGCGTGGTCGACCGCCGGGCCAAGGGCGACCTGGCGCGGTTCAAGACGTTCATCGAGCGGCGCGGTCAGGAGACCGGCGCCTGGCGCGGTGAGGTCGACCGGCCGACTCCCTGA
- a CDS encoding DUF6401 family natural product biosynthesis protein has product MRVPNNRVATPSAAVAARSTLTTLTTAVGTAGLAAAFANPGLLAEVDQHAAGVRDSLHGDRRPLSVAALAGYAEGLRDAATEHGWTPPEGPVDWSAPGWLLTRLLAVCLLARGLDPRHLA; this is encoded by the coding sequence ATGCGCGTGCCGAACAACCGGGTCGCGACCCCCTCCGCGGCGGTGGCCGCACGGTCGACCCTCACCACGCTGACCACCGCCGTCGGCACCGCCGGGCTCGCCGCGGCCTTCGCGAACCCCGGGCTGCTCGCCGAGGTCGACCAGCACGCCGCCGGCGTACGCGACAGCCTGCACGGCGACCGCCGGCCGCTGAGCGTGGCGGCGCTCGCCGGCTATGCCGAGGGGCTGCGCGACGCGGCGACGGAGCACGGCTGGACGCCCCCGGAGGGGCCGGTCGACTGGTCGGCGCCGGGCTGGCTGCTCACCCGTCTGCTCGCGGTCTGCCTGCTGGCCCGCGGGTTGGACCCGCGACACCTGGCCTGA
- a CDS encoding mechanosensitive ion channel family protein: MPKTLAVGQVDIGAAWTDFWRSVLLFVPRAIAFIAILVVGWLIARAVLKIVDAALERVGFDRAVERGGIKRALERTRYDASDILARLAYYAVLLFTLQFAFGVWGPNAISDLIRGVVSWLPRAFVAIVIVVIAAAIANAVRDLVSGALGGLSYGRVLADVTAVFILALGIIAALNQVGIATTVTTPVLVAFLATVAGILIVGVGGGLIKPMQDRWDGWLHRAAEESRAFREQRQAQQAGRGDYERQMADRGGQPTPTGPESMSGAGTYRSGQSGDQTQQFRRPNG, encoded by the coding sequence ATGCCGAAAACCCTCGCGGTCGGTCAGGTCGACATCGGTGCGGCCTGGACCGACTTCTGGAGGTCGGTGCTGCTCTTCGTACCGAGGGCCATCGCGTTCATCGCGATCCTCGTGGTGGGTTGGCTCATCGCCCGAGCCGTCCTCAAAATCGTGGACGCGGCACTGGAACGGGTCGGGTTCGACCGCGCCGTGGAACGCGGCGGGATCAAACGCGCCCTCGAACGCACCAGGTACGACGCCAGCGACATCCTGGCCAGACTGGCCTACTACGCGGTCCTGCTGTTCACCCTGCAGTTCGCCTTCGGGGTGTGGGGGCCCAACGCGATCAGCGACCTGATCCGTGGGGTGGTGTCCTGGCTGCCGCGGGCCTTCGTGGCGATCGTCATCGTGGTGATCGCCGCCGCCATCGCCAACGCCGTCCGGGACCTGGTCTCCGGCGCGCTCGGCGGGCTCTCGTACGGCCGGGTGCTGGCCGACGTGACCGCGGTCTTCATCCTGGCGCTCGGCATCATCGCCGCGCTCAACCAGGTGGGCATCGCGACCACGGTGACCACGCCGGTGCTCGTGGCCTTCCTCGCCACCGTGGCGGGCATCCTGATCGTGGGTGTCGGCGGTGGTCTGATCAAGCCGATGCAGGACCGCTGGGACGGCTGGCTGCACCGGGCCGCCGAGGAGTCCCGGGCGTTCCGGGAGCAGCGGCAGGCGCAGCAGGCGGGTCGCGGCGACTACGAGCGGCAGATGGCCGACCGGGGCGGACAGCCGACCCCGACCGGGCCGGAGTCGATGTCGGGGGCGGGCACCTACCGCTCCGGGCAGTCGGGTGACCAGACGCAGCAGTTCCGCCGGCCCAACGGCTGA